The Pseudorasbora parva isolate DD20220531a chromosome 16, ASM2467924v1, whole genome shotgun sequence genome includes a region encoding these proteins:
- the LOC137043958 gene encoding zinc-binding protein A33-like isoform X2 codes for MAKNCPFTVEDLQCPVCRQVFNIPVTLSCKHSFCKTCIQTHWSCTGTRQCPLCRRTERSSRPPFDLTLKVATDVFKKKPEQFMVKSVELCSIHNEELKLFCRKDAELICVVCTSSRGHKNHEYCPIAEATLDIMKELTTRYNPLKNHLTTYEKLKESLEELEAYIQQAAETAAEVKQEYEKLYTVLREEEAARLMVLQNERDSKTAVVREKLEEVNKSIEELSDIVNYIEPIVIADDLTFLKECKEAIKRTNCTVPEPEYPTRLLIDVSQYLGSLKHRVWKRMESDVSYCSVNFDPNTAHPNLIIRDELTTITYGKKQQLPDNPERCTGHMTVLAASGFNSGKQRWDVEVAHSKEWYIGVARMSINRKTAVFPRPTEGFWVIAYNKESYWAQTSPRTRLTLKKKPQIITVELDYDRGKVSFSNAADGASIYTFKDKFTERIFPYFAIGINEGNTLRICAL; via the exons ATGGCTAAAAACTGTCCTTTCACTGTGGAGGATCTACAGTGTCCCGTGTGCCGTCAGGTCTTCAACATCCCTGTCACACTGAGTTGCAAACATAGCTTTTGCAAAACCTGCATTCAGACACACTGGAGCTGTACAGGAACACGACAATGTCCTCTGTGCCGCCGTACAGAGCGCTCATCCAGGCCTCCATTCGATCTGACTCTAAAGGTAGCCACGGATGTCTTCAAAAAGAAGCCGGAGCAGTTCATGGTTAAATCGGTGGAGCTTTGCTCAATACACAATGAGGAACTGAAGCTTTTTTGTCGGAAAGATGCAGAACTTATATGTGTTGTTTGTACGTCATCAAGGGGTCACAAAAATCATGAGTACTGCCCGATAGCCGAGGCAACATTGGATATAATG AAAGAGCTCACAACTAGATACAATCCTTTGAAAAATCATCTAACCACCTATGAAAAATTAAAGGAGAGCTTGGAGGAACTGGAAGCATACATACAG CAAGCAGCTGAAACTGCTGCAGAAGTAAAACAAGAGTATGAAAAGTTATATACAGTCCTGAGGGAGGAGGAGGCAGCTCGACTCATGGTGCTTCAAAACGAGAGAGACAGCAAGACCGCGGTGGTGAGAGAGAAACTGGAGGAGGTTAATAAGAGCATTGAAGAGCTCTCTGACATCGTCAACTACATAGAACCCATCGTAATAGCAGATGATCTGACGTTTTTAAAG GAATGCAAGGAGGCAATAAAACG GACTAACTGCACTGTACCTGAACCAGAATATCCAACAAGGTTACTTATAGATGTGTCTCAGTACCTGGGATCATTAAAGCACAGGGTCTGGAAAAGAATGGAAAGTGATGTCAGCTACT GCTCTGTCAATTTTGATCCAAACACGGCACATCCTAACTTGATCATCAGGGATGAACTCACCACCATCACCTATGGGAAAAAGCAGCAGCTTCCAGATAACCCTGAGCGCTGCACGGGTCACATGACAGTACTCGCTGCTAGCGGCTTCAATTCAGGAAAGCAGCGCTGGGATGTAGAGGTGGCACACAGTAAAGAGTGGTACATTGGAGTGGCACGAATGTCCATAAATAGGAAAACAGCAGTTTTCCCCAGACCGACAGAGGGTTTCTGGGTAATTGCATATAATAAGGAATCCTATTGGGCTCAGACCTCTCCCCGCACTCGACTGACTCTGAAAAAGAAACCACAGATAATCACAGTTGAACTGGACTATGACAGAGGAAAGGTTTCATTCTCTAACGCTGCAGATGGTGCCAGTATTTACACATTTAAAGATAAGTTTACTGAGAGAATATTTCCTTATTTTGCCATTGGGATAAATGAGGGAAACACACTTCGAATCTGTGCACTTTAA
- the ighmbp2 gene encoding DNA-binding protein SMUBP-2, producing the protein MEVENFVSKTLELLQEEKEAELEETRAWQENLSPKNLQHKGVFLMKLQIGSQHTGMYGRRLVVFEPRKIIGPSVLPSNTFGSGDIIGLYQSEGQGQPSQLGSGVVTRVTQASITVAFDDTQDGINLDRDGLYNLMKLANNVTYRRLSNALKSLNGYSSGPASHLISVLFGYSEPGILAHQHALEFCNSGLDNSQKEAVSFAISQKDVAIIHGPPGTGKTTTVVEVILQAVKQEQKILCCAPSNVAVDNLVERLVKNKVKVLRLGHPARLLESIQKHSLDAVLAHSDNTNIISDIRKDMDKAFNEMKKARDKGQRSNLKREIGELRRELRTREETAISQILKRAHVILATNTGASDEGPLKHLPKDHFDLVVIDECAQALESSCWIALLKARKCILAGDYKQLPPTIKSQSAASKGLSVSLMERLIKKYGDSVVRMLTTQYRMNSAIMQWASEQMYQGKLFAHPSVEKHLLRDLAGVADVEETRIPLLLIDTAGCGLNEMEDTDEQSKGNQGEVDIVALHIKALTEAGVQVKDIAVIAPYNLQVDLLRQKLSHKYTELEIKSVDGFQGREKEAVVLSLVRSNRKGEVGFLAEDRRINVAVTRARRQVTVVCDSQTVRKHDFLKSLVDYMSEHGEVRTGFEYLEDCVPQNYIRDEKDKQISAKDAMSAKQKPKNQGKKAEQEHKKSVNNKSSGASQFSVQPDQHKNTNSLHSKPKDANQTQNKRKEIQEQLLNFLKDPNKTELQFPSTLNSHERLLVHELSEEMGLRHESQGEGKNRRITVSQTPSEPEKPVKEPEQPDMTECATAKLQEESEKASSQPAVDLKSLHLERMRREQEKREKKKQQSIKLEPDLNASKSQPVKKPKGTSKGNTKIKAGVMDIAAAATADDDFDALIDSVVKAESVCGFVKCKASVLTLGQLCLFCNRQYCLSHHIPEVHGCGDKAKTQARMRISKEGVLYAGSGQKDKSMDPNKKAYLQRKLDSKLKDMASQRKTKAKDKEN; encoded by the exons ATGGAGGTTGAAAACTTCGTTTCCAAGACCCTCGAGCTCCTGCAGGAAGAGAAAGAGGCTGAATTAGAAGAAACACG AGCATGGCAGGAGAATTTATCTCCCAAGAATCTTCAGCATAAAGGAGTGTTTCTGATGAAACTTCAAATTGGAAGCCAACATACTGGCATGTATGGCAGACGTCTAGTGGTTTTTGAACCCAGGAAAATTATAGGACCCTCAGTTCTTCCCAGCAATACATTTGGATCTG GCGACATTATAGGTTTGTATCAGTCAGAAGGTCAAGGTCAGCCATCTCAATTGGGCTCGGGTGTGGTTACACGTGTTACCCAGGCGTCCATCACAGTGGCTTTTGATGATACACAGGATGGTATTAACTTGGACAGAGATGGACTCTACAATCTCATGAAGCTGGCAAATAATGTGACCTATAGACGACTGTCAAA TGCCTTAAAATCTTTAAATGGATACAGCAGTGGTCCTGCATCTCACCTGATCAGTGTCCTCTTTGGTTACTCAGAACCAGGGATATTAGCACATCAAC ATGCTTTGGAATTTTGCAACTCTGGGTTAGATAATTCTCAGAAAGAGGCTGTGTCCTTTGCAATATCTCAAAAAGATGTTGCGATCATACATGGACCACCAGGGACTGGCAAAACCACTACAGTGGTTGAAGTAATCCTGCAGGCagtaaaacaagaacaaaag ATCCTTTGCTGTGCTCCTTCCAATGTGGCTGTTGATAACTTGGTGGAGCGTCTGGTGAAGAACAAGGTCAAGGTTTTAAGATTGGGTCACCCAGCCCGTCTGCTCGAATCGATTCAGAAGCACTCGCTGGATGCGGTCCTTGCACACAGTGACAACACAAACATCATTTCTGATATTCGCAAGGACATGGACAAAGCTTTT AATGAAATGAAGAAGGCTCGGGACAAAGGCCAACGGAGCAATCTGAAACGGGAAATCGGGGAGCTGCGGCGAGAACTGAGGACCAGGGAGGAAACGGCTATCTCTCAGATTCTGAAAAGAGCCCATGTAATTCTAGCAACGAACACTG GAGCCTCTGATGAAGGTCCTCTCAAACATCTTCCTAAAGATCATTTTGACTTGGTGGTGATAGATGAGTGTGCTCAGGCTCTAGAGAGCAGCTGTTGGATCGCTCTGCTCAAAGCACGCAAATGCATACTGGCTGGGGATTACAAACAGCTGCCGCCCACGATCAAATCACAGAG TGCTGCATCTAAAGGCCTGTCTGTCAGTTTAATGGAGAGGCTAATAAAGAAATACGGAGACTCAGTGGTTCGAATGCTGACCACTCAGTACCGTATGAACAGTGCCATCATGCAGTGGGCTTCAGAGCAGATGTATCAGGGAAAGCTGTTCGCACACCCTTCAGTGGAGAAACATTTGCTTAG AGACCTTGCTGGTGTTGCTGATGTTGAGGAAACCAGAATTCCTCTTCTGCTTATTGACACTGCAGGCTGTGgcctgaatgagatggaggaCACCGATGAGCAGTCCAAAGGCAATCAAG GAGAAGTAGACATTGTGGCTCTTCATATCAAAGCTCTTACTGAGGCTGGAGTTCAAGTCAAAGACATTGCAGTTATTGCGCCCTATAATCTCCAG GTGGATCTTTTGAGGCAGAAACTGTCCCATAAATATACAGAGCTGGAGATCAAGTCTGTTGATGGCTTCCAGGGCAGAGAGAAGGAGGCAGTGGTGTTGTCCTTGGTCAGATCCAACAGGAAAG GCGAGGTTGGATTTCTTGCTGAAGACAGAAGGATCAATGTGGCTGTGACTCGTGCCAGACGGCAGGTCACGGTAGTGTGCGATTCTCAGACGGTTCGAAAGCACGATTTCCTCAAATCCCTAGTTGACTATATGTCTGAACACGGAGAAGTTCGTACTGGCTTTGAGTACCTAGAAGACTGTGTGCCACAGAATTACATCCGTGATGAAAAGGACAAACAGATCAGCGCCAAAGATGCTATGTCCGCAAAACAGAAGCCCAAGAACCAAGGCAAGAAAGCAGAGcaagaacacaaaaaaagcgTAAACAATAAAAGTAGTGGAGCGAGTCAGTTTAGTGTTCAGCCAGATCAACATAAAAACACCAATTCACTCCATTCTAAACCCAAAGATGCCAATCAGACACAAAATAAGAGAAAAGAGATACAGGAGCAGCTTCTGAACTTTCTGAAAGACCCGAACAAGACAGAACTACAGTTCCCTTCCACGCTAAATTCCCACGAGCGTCTACTGGTCCATGAGCTTTCTGAAGAAATGGGATTGAGGCATGAGAGCCAGGGAGAAGGGAAAAACCGTCGCATAACTGTGTCCCAGACTCCATCAGAGCCAGAAAAGCCTGTAAAGGAACCTGAACAACCAGACATGACTGAATGTGCAACAGCAAAACTACAAGAAGAATCAGAAAAAGCTTCCTCACAGCCAGCTGTTGATCTGAAAAGCCTACATTTGGAACGAATGCGCCGGGAGCAGGAGAAACGAGAGAAGAAAAAACAGCAGAGTATAAAACTTGAACCAGATTTAAATGCTAGTAAAAGCCAGCCTGTTAAGAAACCTAAAGGAACTTCCAAAG GAAACACTAAGATAAAAGCAGGAGTCATGGATATAGCTGCAGCTGCCACAGCTGATGATGATTTTGACGCTCTCATTGATTCTGTGGTTAAAGCTGAaagtgtgtgtggttttgtgaAGTGTAAAGCAAGCGTCCTCACACTAGGGCAGCTCTGCCTCTTCTGTAACAGACAATACTGTCTGAGTCACCATATACCTGAG GTTCACGGATGTGGAGACAAAGCTAAAACTCAGGCTAGAATGAGGATAAGTAAAGAAGGGGTGCTCTATGCAGGAAGTGGACAGAAGGACAAATCAATGGATCCGAATAAAAAAGCATATCTGCAGAGAAAACTAGACTCTAAACTTAAAGATATGGCATCTCAAAGAAAAACTAAAGCCAAGGACAAAGAGAACTGA
- the LOC137043958 gene encoding zinc-binding protein A33-like isoform X1 produces the protein MAKNCPFTVEDLQCPVCRQVFNIPVTLSCKHSFCKTCIQTHWSCTGTRQCPLCRRTERSSRPPFDLTLKVATDVFKKKPEQFMVKSVELCSIHNEELKLFCRKDAELICVVCTSSRGHKNHEYCPIAEATLDIMKELTTRYNPLKNHLTTYEKLKESLEELEAYIQKQAAETAAEVKQEYEKLYTVLREEEAARLMVLQNERDSKTAVVREKLEEVNKSIEELSDIVNYIEPIVIADDLTFLKECKEAIKRTNCTVPEPEYPTRLLIDVSQYLGSLKHRVWKRMESDVSYCSVNFDPNTAHPNLIIRDELTTITYGKKQQLPDNPERCTGHMTVLAASGFNSGKQRWDVEVAHSKEWYIGVARMSINRKTAVFPRPTEGFWVIAYNKESYWAQTSPRTRLTLKKKPQIITVELDYDRGKVSFSNAADGASIYTFKDKFTERIFPYFAIGINEGNTLRICAL, from the exons ATGGCTAAAAACTGTCCTTTCACTGTGGAGGATCTACAGTGTCCCGTGTGCCGTCAGGTCTTCAACATCCCTGTCACACTGAGTTGCAAACATAGCTTTTGCAAAACCTGCATTCAGACACACTGGAGCTGTACAGGAACACGACAATGTCCTCTGTGCCGCCGTACAGAGCGCTCATCCAGGCCTCCATTCGATCTGACTCTAAAGGTAGCCACGGATGTCTTCAAAAAGAAGCCGGAGCAGTTCATGGTTAAATCGGTGGAGCTTTGCTCAATACACAATGAGGAACTGAAGCTTTTTTGTCGGAAAGATGCAGAACTTATATGTGTTGTTTGTACGTCATCAAGGGGTCACAAAAATCATGAGTACTGCCCGATAGCCGAGGCAACATTGGATATAATG AAAGAGCTCACAACTAGATACAATCCTTTGAAAAATCATCTAACCACCTATGAAAAATTAAAGGAGAGCTTGGAGGAACTGGAAGCATACATACAG AAGCAAGCAGCTGAAACTGCTGCAGAAGTAAAACAAGAGTATGAAAAGTTATATACAGTCCTGAGGGAGGAGGAGGCAGCTCGACTCATGGTGCTTCAAAACGAGAGAGACAGCAAGACCGCGGTGGTGAGAGAGAAACTGGAGGAGGTTAATAAGAGCATTGAAGAGCTCTCTGACATCGTCAACTACATAGAACCCATCGTAATAGCAGATGATCTGACGTTTTTAAAG GAATGCAAGGAGGCAATAAAACG GACTAACTGCACTGTACCTGAACCAGAATATCCAACAAGGTTACTTATAGATGTGTCTCAGTACCTGGGATCATTAAAGCACAGGGTCTGGAAAAGAATGGAAAGTGATGTCAGCTACT GCTCTGTCAATTTTGATCCAAACACGGCACATCCTAACTTGATCATCAGGGATGAACTCACCACCATCACCTATGGGAAAAAGCAGCAGCTTCCAGATAACCCTGAGCGCTGCACGGGTCACATGACAGTACTCGCTGCTAGCGGCTTCAATTCAGGAAAGCAGCGCTGGGATGTAGAGGTGGCACACAGTAAAGAGTGGTACATTGGAGTGGCACGAATGTCCATAAATAGGAAAACAGCAGTTTTCCCCAGACCGACAGAGGGTTTCTGGGTAATTGCATATAATAAGGAATCCTATTGGGCTCAGACCTCTCCCCGCACTCGACTGACTCTGAAAAAGAAACCACAGATAATCACAGTTGAACTGGACTATGACAGAGGAAAGGTTTCATTCTCTAACGCTGCAGATGGTGCCAGTATTTACACATTTAAAGATAAGTTTACTGAGAGAATATTTCCTTATTTTGCCATTGGGATAAATGAGGGAAACACACTTCGAATCTGTGCACTTTAA
- the agk gene encoding acylglycerol kinase, mitochondrial, which produces MARVVKVFRTIRNHWKKSTLAVCVLSYGGHWLYGKHCDSVLRREACIEAREFGHQIIGPQEHLKKATVILNPAACKGKANSLFEKNAAPILHLAGMEVKVVKTDYEGQAKKLMELMEQTDMLIIAGGDGTLQEVITGLLRRADEENFSKIPIGFIPLGSSNSLSQSLHLVSDNKVQHITSATLSILKGETVPLDVLQIKGEKEQPVFALLGLRWGAFRDVASSISKYWYLGPLKTRAAHWFSSLREWPQIHKASLSFLAPVPRPPDLSTEIPPRPNLLYRIYRRLNNYWNPPIEAPPEEPEPERWESKEISTMELSVITHNKNPVKRRVDDSMLITLDPDSLTVGQFITEGTKKAVNPMESIENTLQLEASAACLNLPEEGAGFYDIDNEEYEAMSVEVRLLPRKLRFFCNAERREQLAQAQ; this is translated from the exons ATGGCTCGGGTGGTAAAAGTTTTTCGGACTATAAGAAATCACTGGAAAAAGTCCACATtagctgtgtgtgtgctgtCATATGGAGGACACTGGTTGTATGGAAAGCACTG TGACAGTGTGTTGCGACGAGAAGCATGTATAGAAGCCAGG GAATTTGGTCATCAGATAATTGGACCCCAGGAGCATCTGAAGAAAGCCACAGTCATTTTGAATCCTGCTGCCTGTAAAGG AAAAGCCAATAGTTTGTTTGAGAAGAATGCAGCTCCCATTTTACACTTGGCTGGTATGGAGGTTAAAGTTGTGAAG ACTGATTATGAAGGCCAGGCAAAAAAGCTCATGGAATTGATGGAGCAAACAGACATGCTGATTATTGCTGGTGGTGATGGGACATTACAGGAG GTGATAACTGGCCTACTGCGCAGAGCAGATGAG GAAAACTTCAGTAAAATACCAATCGGTTTCATTCCTCTGGGTTCCAGTAACTCCCTAAGTCAAAGTTTGCACCTAGTTTCAGACAACAAAGTACA GCATATTACCTCAGCAACCCTGTCAATACTGAAAGGAGAAACGGTTCCACTGGATGTTCTGCAGATAAAA GGGGAGAAGGAGCAGCCAGTGTTTGCTTTATTAGGCTTACGTTGGGGTGCATTTAGAGATGTCGCTTCTTCTATTAGCAA ATATTGGTACCTTGGCCCCTTGAAAACGAGAGCTGCACATTGGTTTAGTAGTCTTAGG GAGTGGCCACAGATTCACAAGGCGTCCCTGTCATTTCTGGCTCCTGTACCTCGTCCACCTGACCTGTCCACTGAAATACCACCCCGGCCAAACCTCCTCTACCGAATCTACCGCAGACTCAATAACTACTGGAACCCACCGATAGAag CGCCACCGGAAGAGCCCGAGCCAGAGCGATGGGAGAGCAAAGAGATTTCCACGATGGAGCTCTCAGTTATCACACACAATAAGAACCCTGTGAAGAGA CGTGTGGACGATTCTATGCTGATAACTCTGGACCCAGACTCCCTCACAGTTGGTCAGTTCATCACTGAGGG GACTAAGAAAGCAGTCAACCCAATGGAGTCCATAGAAAATACTTTGCAGTTAGAAGCCAGTGCTGCCTGTCTCAATCTCCCAGAG GAGGGTGCTGGATTTTATGACATTGACAATGAGGAATATGAGGCAATGTCTGTGGAAGTGAGACTGTTGCCACGGAAACTGAGGTTCTTTTGCAATGCAGAGCGCAGAGAGCAGCTTGCACAGGCTCAGTGA